In Leptodactylus fuscus isolate aLepFus1 chromosome 2, aLepFus1.hap2, whole genome shotgun sequence, one genomic interval encodes:
- the MED18 gene encoding mediator of RNA polymerase II transcription subunit 18, with protein MEAPPVTTMPVSGGTINMMEYLLQGSILDQGLESLLHRLRGLCDNMEPETFADHESVYLLKGQQASPFVLRARRPLDRPGAPWHLRYLGQPEAGDRSRHTLVRNCVDIATSEVLPEFLQEMGFRMDHEFIARGHLFRKGVMKIAVYKVFRVLVAGTAEGAEPLSLSYLVELSVVAPAGQDSVADEVRSFAEQLRPLVQLEKIDPKRLM; from the exons ATGGAGGCACCGCCAGTGACCACCATGCCGGTATCAGGAGGAACCATTAATATGATGGAGTATTTGCTACAAG GCAGTATACTTGACCAAGGACTAGAGAGCCTCCTTCACCGTTTACGTGGATTATGTGACAACATGGAACCTGAGACATTTGCTGATCATGAAAGTGTATACTTGCTTAAAGGCCAGCAAGCTAGCCCCTTTGTGCTTCGTGCCCGTCGACCACTAGACCGACCAGGAGCACCATGGCACCTTCGTTACCTTGGCCAACCAGAAGCAGGAGAcagaagccggcacacattggTTAGAAACTGTGTTGATATTGCTACCTCAGAAGTTTTACCTGAATTTCTCCAAGAAATGGGCTTTCGAATGGACCATGAGTTTATAGCAAGAGGACACTTGTTCCGCAAGGGCGTTATGAAAATTGCAGTCTACAAGGTGTTTCGTGTATTGGTGGCAGGAACAGCTGAAGGTGCTGAGCCACTGTCCCTTTCGTATTTGGTAGAGCTCAGTGTAGTGGCTCCTGCTGGACAGGACAGTGTAGCTGATGAAGTCAGAAGTTTTGCTGAACAGCTTAGGCCGCTGGTACAATTGGAAAAAATAGACCCTAAACGTTTGATGTGA